In the Hyphomonadaceae bacterium BL14 genome, one interval contains:
- the rplJ gene encoding 50S ribosomal protein L10 produces MDRTTKVTAVGELTEIFSASGSVVLARYSGLTVAEMTKLRGELRAKGGRLKVVRNRLAKIALKGQKGEEASNMFEGPIAIAYSEDFTAAPKVVVEFAKSNPKFEIVGGFMEENIFSDAKSVEALSKMPSREELIGAIAARLIGQASEVISRLNAPGSTLAGQIEAIREQASS; encoded by the coding sequence ATGGATCGTACGACCAAAGTGACGGCGGTCGGGGAGCTCACGGAGATTTTCTCCGCTTCCGGATCTGTCGTCCTGGCCCGCTATTCGGGCCTTACCGTTGCGGAAATGACCAAGCTGCGCGGCGAATTGCGCGCCAAGGGCGGACGGCTGAAAGTCGTGCGCAACCGGCTCGCCAAGATCGCCCTGAAGGGCCAGAAGGGTGAAGAGGCCTCGAACATGTTCGAAGGCCCGATCGCCATTGCTTATTCTGAGGACTTCACCGCAGCGCCGAAGGTTGTCGTCGAGTTCGCCAAATCGAACCCCAAGTTCGAAATCGTCGGCGGCTTCATGGAAGAGAATATTTTCTCCGACGCCAAAAGCGTCGAAGCGCTCTCCAAGATGCCGTCGCGCGAAGAACTCATCGGCGCCATCGCAGCCCGTCTCATCGGCCAGGCCAGCGAGGTCATCTCGCGGCTTAACGCGCCGGGGTCCACCCTGGCCGGCCAGATTGAGGCGATCCGCGAGCAGGCAAGCAGCTGA
- the rplL gene encoding 50S ribosomal protein L7/L12, with product MADVAKLADELLGLTILEAKELNDILESKGIKAAAAAVAYAAPAGDAGAAAEEKTEFDVVLVDAGDKKINVIKEVRAITGLGLKEAKDLVEAGGKTVKEGASKTEAEALKKQLEDAGAKVELK from the coding sequence ATGGCTGATGTGGCCAAACTTGCTGACGAACTCCTGGGCCTGACGATTCTGGAAGCCAAGGAACTGAACGACATTCTCGAGTCCAAAGGCATCAAGGCGGCGGCTGCCGCCGTGGCCTATGCTGCTCCGGCCGGCGACGCCGGCGCTGCTGCGGAAGAGAAAACCGAATTTGATGTTGTGCTGGTGGATGCTGGCGACAAGAAAATCAACGTCATCAAAGAAGTCCGCGCCATCACTGGCCTGGGCCTGAAAGAAGCCAAGGATCTGGTCGAAGCCGGCGGCAAAACCGTCAAGGAAGGCGCCTCCAAGACCGAAGCCGAGGCTCTGAAAAAGCAGCTCGAAGACGCCGGCGCCAAAGTCGAGCTGAAGTAA
- the rplA gene encoding 50S ribosomal protein L1, with the protein MAKIAKRIAAARTGIDREKDHSLEAAVALVKERATAKFDETIEVAVNLGVDPRHADQMVRGVVSLPNGTGRSVRVAVFAKGAKAEEALKAGADVVGAEDLYETVAAGQIDFDKVIATPDMMPLVGRLGKVLGPRGMMPNPKVGTVTMDVAKAVANSKGGAVEFRVEKAGIVHAGVGKASFSQDALVENIRALLAGLVKSKPAGAKGQYVRRISLSSTMGPGVKVDVTEASTGAPTEAA; encoded by the coding sequence ATGGCAAAAATTGCAAAACGGATTGCTGCGGCGCGCACCGGCATTGACCGCGAAAAGGACCACAGCCTTGAAGCGGCAGTGGCTCTGGTCAAGGAGCGCGCTACGGCGAAGTTCGACGAGACCATCGAAGTGGCTGTCAATCTGGGGGTCGACCCGCGTCACGCTGACCAGATGGTGCGCGGCGTGGTGTCGCTTCCCAACGGCACCGGGCGCTCGGTGCGCGTGGCCGTGTTCGCCAAGGGTGCCAAGGCTGAAGAAGCCCTGAAAGCCGGCGCGGACGTGGTGGGCGCCGAAGACCTGTACGAGACGGTGGCCGCCGGTCAGATCGACTTTGACAAGGTGATCGCCACCCCGGACATGATGCCGCTGGTGGGACGCCTCGGCAAAGTGCTGGGCCCGCGCGGCATGATGCCGAACCCGAAGGTCGGCACTGTGACCATGGATGTGGCCAAGGCTGTGGCCAACTCCAAGGGCGGCGCGGTCGAGTTCCGTGTGGAGAAAGCCGGCATCGTGCATGCGGGCGTGGGCAAGGCCAGCTTCTCGCAGGACGCGCTGGTGGAAAACATCCGGGCGCTTCTGGCTGGGCTGGTGAAATCCAAGCCCGCCGGTGCCAAAGGGCAGTATGTCCGGCGTATCTCGCTCAGCTCCACCATGGGGCCGGGCGTGAAAGTCGATGTCACCGAGGCGTCTACGGGCGCCCCGACCGAAGCGGCCTGA
- the rplK gene encoding 50S ribosomal protein L11: MAKKITGYINLQVPAGAANPSPPIGPALGQRGVNIMEFCKAFNAKTQEIEKSTPIPVVITVYSDKSFTFVTKTPPASFFLKKAAKIQKGSATAGKTAPTAKVTRAQCREIAETKMADLNANDLDAATRIIEGSARSMGIEVVE; this comes from the coding sequence ATGGCGAAAAAGATTACAGGTTACATCAACCTGCAAGTTCCCGCCGGCGCAGCCAACCCGTCGCCGCCCATCGGGCCGGCGCTGGGTCAGCGCGGCGTGAACATTATGGAATTCTGCAAGGCGTTTAACGCCAAGACGCAAGAGATCGAGAAGAGCACGCCGATTCCCGTGGTGATCACGGTGTATTCGGACAAATCCTTCACGTTCGTGACCAAGACCCCGCCGGCGAGCTTCTTCCTGAAGAAAGCCGCCAAGATCCAGAAGGGCTCCGCCACGGCCGGCAAGACCGCGCCGACGGCCAAGGTGACACGCGCCCAGTGCCGTGAAATCGCCGAAACCAAAATGGCTGACCTGAACGCGAACGACCTGGACGCCGCCACCCGCATTATCGAGGGTTCGGCTCGCTCCATGGGCATCGAAGTGGTGGAGTAG